The Cohnella abietis genome has a segment encoding these proteins:
- a CDS encoding asparaginase domain-containing protein, whose amino-acid sequence MIHPHHGIIGKRLLIPLLVLMLALTTITGITGNVSSVKAEEATKFAIPDITPEQQASSLPNVIVIGTGGTLAGKASNNDPTNFQSYAAGTYPIADLVNQLPRKDKIADVSTFQFGNKGSTGYSMADLYDLSLAVDQALEQYDGAVVTTGTDTMEEIAYFLDLTVRSEKPVIVTGSMRPWDVIGTDAPANLYNAIKLAGSGKTKWYGTVIMLNDVIQAAREVTKANAHRTDTFETPMLGALGYIDQANIRIYRLTARALKAGKPGWATPFNLRLIPKSALPIVEIAYSYQAASGGAIKGLVADGAKGIVTAGTGAGGISSQMSAARSEAIRQGVVFVTTTRTGSGTMYPTSSNGIIAGDNLNPQHARVLLLVSMAFTNDFTTLKSWFETFGTQDIDLDNEAPVWSSDAALVASQDTSSDVVLQWPVLTDLNSASYYRLYEGDSPLPLKTLTGKVGTASLSGLTADTHYKFRLTALDSNGNESEGLITAIQTRAVDTGIPSPEPSPSPSPSPEPTSSPEPTSSPEPTPSPGPISSPEPTPSPKPSPSPEPTIPPKEPDIKLKDISGHWAEDIIKKVIAAGIVSGYPDSTFRPNQPITRAEFTVILMNGLKPQGNGSDLVFKDVDKIAGWSKDSISKALKAGIINGYSDGTFRPNATINRAEMVYMIAKALGVTINDVESTGFKDDKDIPKWAKGAVKLVKDKQITQGRGNNLFAPLETATRAESLTVILKLLEASKK is encoded by the coding sequence ATGATACATCCACACCACGGCATCATCGGCAAAAGGCTTCTCATTCCGTTATTGGTATTGATGCTAGCGCTGACGACCATTACTGGTATTACAGGAAACGTTTCGTCGGTTAAGGCGGAGGAAGCTACCAAATTTGCAATACCTGACATTACTCCTGAGCAACAAGCATCGTCTTTACCCAACGTCATTGTTATTGGCACGGGTGGTACGCTTGCAGGAAAAGCTAGCAACAATGACCCGACTAATTTTCAATCCTATGCAGCAGGCACTTATCCGATAGCAGATTTGGTTAACCAGCTTCCTAGAAAAGATAAGATAGCGGATGTTTCGACATTCCAATTTGGTAATAAAGGGTCAACAGGGTACTCGATGGCTGATTTATACGATCTTTCCCTCGCTGTCGACCAGGCATTGGAGCAATATGACGGTGCTGTTGTTACAACAGGAACAGATACGATGGAGGAGATTGCTTATTTCCTTGACCTGACGGTCAGAAGTGAGAAGCCGGTTATCGTTACAGGATCGATGCGTCCATGGGATGTTATCGGTACTGATGCGCCAGCCAACCTTTACAACGCAATCAAGTTAGCAGGTAGCGGTAAGACCAAGTGGTATGGCACTGTAATCATGCTTAATGACGTGATACAAGCTGCAAGAGAAGTTACCAAAGCGAATGCTCATCGCACGGATACTTTCGAGACACCAATGCTTGGTGCACTCGGGTATATCGATCAAGCTAACATCCGCATTTACCGGCTTACGGCACGAGCATTAAAAGCCGGAAAACCGGGCTGGGCGACACCTTTTAATTTGCGACTGATTCCAAAGAGTGCTCTACCTATCGTAGAAATCGCTTATAGCTACCAAGCTGCGAGTGGAGGAGCAATCAAAGGATTAGTTGCAGATGGTGCGAAAGGAATCGTAACTGCTGGAACGGGCGCCGGTGGGATTTCATCTCAGATGAGCGCAGCGCGTAGCGAAGCGATCCGTCAGGGAGTCGTATTCGTCACGACAACAAGGACAGGCTCAGGAACGATGTATCCAACGAGCAGTAATGGTATTATCGCTGGAGATAATCTTAATCCACAGCATGCGCGGGTACTGCTGCTCGTATCGATGGCTTTCACCAATGATTTTACTACGCTAAAAAGCTGGTTTGAAACCTTTGGTACTCAGGATATTGATTTAGATAATGAAGCGCCGGTATGGTCTTCTGATGCAGCGCTAGTTGCAAGTCAGGATACGTCTAGTGATGTTGTTTTGCAGTGGCCAGTTCTTACCGATCTGAATTCGGCTTCCTATTATCGGCTTTATGAGGGTGACTCACCACTTCCATTGAAGACTCTGACAGGTAAGGTCGGCACAGCTTCACTAAGTGGCTTGACTGCAGATACCCATTACAAATTTAGACTAACAGCATTGGATAGCAATGGAAATGAGAGTGAAGGGCTTATAACGGCAATACAGACGCGAGCTGTTGACACGGGTATTCCAAGTCCTGAACCTAGTCCAAGCCCAAGTCCGAGTCCCGAACCGACTTCAAGTCCTGAACCGACTTCAAGTCCAGAGCCGACACCAAGTCCAGGACCTATTTCAAGTCCTGAACCGACACCAAGTCCAAAACCGAGCCCAAGTCCGGAACCAACTATTCCACCAAAGGAACCTGATATAAAATTAAAAGATATTTCAGGACATTGGGCTGAAGACATCATTAAAAAGGTCATTGCAGCAGGTATAGTCAGCGGGTACCCAGACAGCACGTTCAGACCGAATCAGCCCATCACTCGAGCTGAGTTCACCGTGATATTAATGAACGGACTCAAACCGCAAGGTAATGGATCGGATCTTGTGTTTAAGGATGTCGACAAGATTGCTGGGTGGTCTAAAGATTCGATATCCAAGGCATTAAAGGCGGGTATTATAAATGGATACTCGGATGGCACATTCCGACCGAATGCAACGATAAACCGCGCAGAAATGGTGTATATGATCGCCAAAGCATTAGGTGTTACGATAAATGACGTCGAATCCACCGGATTTAAGGATGATAAAGACATTCCAAAATGGGCTAAA
- a CDS encoding asparaginase: MKYDFKHKFLKKILIPIVAISVLCSTAALVFANDDAQVVVAKAAFAIPDITPEQQASALPNVIVIGTGGTLAGKASNNDPTNFQSYAAGTYPIADLVNQLPRKDKIADVSTFQFGNKGSTGYSMADLYDLSLAVDQALEQYDGAVVTTGTDTMEEIAYFLDLTVRSEKPVIVTGSMRPWDVIGTDAPANLYNAIKLAGSGKTKWFGTVIMLNDTIQAAREVTKANAHRTDTFDTPMLGALGYIDQANIRIYRAPARAIKAGASDWSTPFDLNTIPKSKLPIVDIAFSYQEAGGGAIKGFVADGAKGIVTSGTGAGGISSKMSAERSKAISENNVLFVTTTRTGSGTMYPGGNSGASANIIAGDNLNAQHARILLLLSIAFSNDTLTASDKTQIKSWFATFGTQDVSIPEPVVGLTGLDAAKSIEPEATESATPSIDPNPSEVVTESPSPSIDPDQSKEESETPVPSAGQVNP, from the coding sequence ATGAAGTATGATTTCAAACACAAGTTTCTAAAAAAGATTCTTATTCCAATTGTCGCTATCTCGGTTTTATGTTCAACTGCAGCATTGGTATTCGCTAATGATGACGCACAAGTCGTTGTGGCGAAGGCGGCATTCGCAATACCTGACATCACTCCAGAGCAACAAGCATCGGCTCTGCCTAACGTCATTGTCATCGGCACTGGTGGTACTCTTGCAGGAAAAGCTAGCAACAATGACCCGACTAATTTTCAATCCTACGCAGCAGGTACTTATCCTATAGCAGATTTGGTTAACCAGCTACCTAGAAAAGATAAGATTGCGGATGTTTCGACATTCCAATTCGGAAATAAAGGATCAACAGGATACTCGATGGCTGATCTATACGATCTTTCCCTCGCTGTCGACCAGGCATTGGAGCAATATGACGGTGCTGTTGTCACAACGGGAACAGATACGATGGAAGAGATTGCTTACTTCCTCGATTTGACCGTTCGAAGCGAGAAGCCAGTAATCGTTACTGGATCGATGCGTCCATGGGATGTTATCGGGACTGACGCGCCAGCCAACCTGTACAACGCAATCAAGCTGGCAGGTAGTGGTAAGACCAAGTGGTTCGGCACTGTGATTATGCTCAATGACACCATACAAGCTGCAAGAGAAGTTACCAAAGCAAATGCACATCGCACGGATACTTTTGATACACCGATGCTTGGTGCACTCGGGTATATCGATCAAGCTAACATTCGTATCTACAGAGCACCAGCTAGAGCGATTAAAGCAGGGGCTAGCGATTGGTCAACACCATTTGATTTAAACACTATTCCAAAGTCGAAGCTGCCAATTGTTGATATTGCATTCTCCTATCAGGAAGCAGGGGGCGGCGCGATTAAAGGGTTTGTAGCAGATGGTGCGAAGGGGATCGTTACTTCAGGAACAGGTGCGGGCGGTATATCTTCGAAAATGTCGGCAGAACGTTCTAAGGCCATTTCGGAAAATAATGTTTTGTTTGTCACTACGACAAGAACCGGATCAGGTACGATGTATCCCGGTGGCAACAGCGGAGCTAGCGCGAACATTATTGCTGGTGATAACTTGAATGCACAGCATGCACGGATTTTACTCTTGCTTTCCATCGCTTTCTCTAATGATACATTAACAGCTTCAGATAAAACGCAGATTAAGAGCTGGTTTGCGACATTCGGTACTCAGGACGTAAGTATTCCTGAACCGGTTGTGGGCTTAACTGGTTTAGATGCAGCCAAATCCATTGAGCCAGAGGCAACAGAATCAGCTACACCATCAATTGATCCGAATCCTAGCGAAGTAGTAACTGAATCACCTTCACCATCGATCGATCCGGATCAGAGCAAAGAAGAGAGTGAAACTCCTGTGCCATCGGCTGGTCAGGTCAATCCATAA
- a CDS encoding GntR family transcriptional regulator, protein MHVLNFYELKLNNREPVYLQTVMYVKRQILLRKAVSGDKLPSRREIAAQLNINPNTVQKAFKLMEEEGFVHTSSTQGSVIFVNEAIFSQIEEELTRELVKSFVDSAKEIQLSFKSVVELISEHWK, encoded by the coding sequence ATGCACGTGCTGAATTTTTATGAGCTTAAGCTGAACAATCGGGAACCCGTCTATTTGCAAACGGTTATGTACGTCAAACGGCAAATTTTACTTCGCAAAGCAGTGTCCGGTGACAAATTGCCGTCTAGGCGAGAAATTGCTGCCCAACTTAACATTAACCCAAATACGGTCCAGAAGGCGTTCAAACTCATGGAAGAAGAAGGCTTCGTTCATACGAGCAGCACTCAAGGAAGCGTCATCTTTGTTAATGAAGCGATATTCAGCCAGATCGAAGAGGAACTAACCCGCGAGCTAGTCAAATCGTTCGTCGATTCGGCCAAGGAAATTCAATTATCATTCAAGTCGGTTGTCGAGCTCATTAGCGAGCATTGGAAATAA
- a CDS encoding ATP-binding cassette domain-containing protein, protein MIELKYVDKRYPSSNALLYVNNLTIHTGEVVGILGDNGSGKTTLLKAIMGIGEIQSGEVKIDGKPVTEQYERMAFITEEGSFLPDMTPRKYGQFLADFFPRFDQTHYTELIEAYELPSDRRIKTFSKGQKIKLEICAGLAKKADYLIMDEPFVGKDIFSRRDSLKRMISGLTGDETVLLTTHLIDEIENVIDRAIIVHKGLIRTDIYVDDMREQGLSLADVMLEARKKSPSPSIHWPN, encoded by the coding sequence GTGATTGAGCTAAAATACGTAGATAAGCGCTATCCCTCTAGCAACGCTTTGCTGTACGTGAACAATTTGACGATTCATACTGGCGAAGTCGTTGGCATTCTCGGGGACAACGGCAGCGGCAAAACGACGCTTCTTAAAGCAATAATGGGCATAGGCGAAATTCAAAGCGGCGAGGTTAAAATAGATGGTAAGCCCGTAACAGAGCAATACGAGCGGATGGCGTTCATTACAGAGGAAGGCAGCTTTCTTCCGGACATGACGCCAAGGAAGTACGGGCAGTTTCTGGCAGATTTTTTTCCACGGTTTGATCAGACTCATTATACCGAGCTGATCGAAGCTTACGAGCTCCCGTCTGATCGCCGGATCAAAACCTTTTCCAAAGGGCAAAAGATCAAGCTGGAAATATGCGCTGGCTTAGCCAAAAAAGCAGACTACCTCATTATGGATGAGCCCTTTGTCGGAAAAGATATTTTCTCGCGTCGCGATTCGTTGAAACGAATGATCTCTGGGCTGACTGGCGATGAAACGGTGCTACTTACAACCCATCTAATCGATGAAATCGAGAATGTTATCGATCGTGCGATTATCGTTCATAAAGGCCTCATTCGAACAGACATCTACGTCGATGACATGAGAGAGCAAGGCTTAAGCTTGGCCGATGTGATGCTAGAAGCAAGGAAAAAAAGCCCCTCCCCTTCGATCCATTGGCCAAATTGA
- a CDS encoding M48 family metallopeptidase, translating into MKIEFDNHTIEFNIQYGIRKKISIHIDSLGHITVKAPKNTNEEMVKRSVELHGKWILEKLHSFAEARKTPKRREYQEEGKFLHLGREYFLHELIETNELNEEELKRNLKKFYFSSCKKTIGERINMYQQQLKVKPKSIEIVESKTKWGSCSSDKKITFNYRLAMAPIEVIDYVIIHELCHLIHMNHDRSFWRRVGSIMPDYKEKEEFLTRHGHSMTL; encoded by the coding sequence ATGAAAATCGAGTTTGATAATCATACAATTGAATTTAATATTCAATATGGAATTAGAAAGAAGATTTCAATACATATAGACTCATTAGGTCACATAACCGTTAAAGCTCCTAAAAATACAAATGAAGAAATGGTAAAAAGATCGGTTGAGCTTCATGGAAAATGGATACTCGAGAAATTACACAGCTTTGCGGAGGCTCGGAAGACCCCAAAGAGAAGGGAGTATCAGGAGGAAGGAAAGTTTCTTCATCTGGGGAGAGAGTATTTTCTGCATGAGTTAATAGAGACTAATGAGTTAAATGAAGAGGAGCTTAAAAGAAACCTCAAAAAGTTCTATTTCTCAAGCTGTAAGAAGACAATCGGAGAGCGAATAAATATGTATCAACAGCAGCTGAAAGTAAAGCCCAAATCCATCGAAATAGTAGAATCAAAAACCAAGTGGGGGAGCTGCAGCTCAGATAAAAAGATAACTTTTAATTATCGTCTAGCCATGGCCCCAATTGAAGTTATAGATTATGTAATTATTCATGAGCTATGTCATCTCATTCATATGAATCACGATCGATCATTTTGGAGACGGGTCGGAAGTATTATGCCGGATTATAAAGAAAAGGAAGAGTTTTTAACAAGGCATGGGCATTCTATGACACTGTAA
- a CDS encoding chemotaxis protein CheW — MGAVKHEQYIEIGIEQERYAVRINEIQEVIRWQDPTRLPGNNSYIKGVINLRGKIVPIMSLSLFLGIAEGPCTKSTRIVIFNFDDERVGMIVDRVIQVVTLTDIQPHVESGSRGKSSWIAGYGHTATGLVCILKSQRIFWE, encoded by the coding sequence ATGGGTGCAGTTAAGCATGAACAATACATTGAGATTGGCATAGAACAGGAAAGATATGCGGTTAGAATTAATGAAATTCAAGAGGTAATTAGATGGCAGGATCCTACGAGGCTCCCAGGCAACAATTCGTATATTAAGGGTGTAATTAACTTAAGGGGCAAGATTGTTCCGATTATGAGCTTGTCCCTGTTTCTCGGTATAGCAGAGGGGCCTTGTACGAAGTCAACGCGAATAGTCATTTTTAATTTTGATGATGAGCGGGTAGGAATGATCGTGGATCGGGTTATCCAAGTCGTCACGCTCACGGATATACAGCCTCACGTAGAATCAGGTAGTAGAGGTAAAAGCTCATGGATCGCTGGCTACGGGCATACAGCAACTGGGCTCGTCTGTATCTTAAAGTCTCAGCGGATTTTTTGGGAGTAA
- a CDS encoding methyl-accepting chemotaxis protein, whose translation MKWFYNLKTSVKLVASFFVVSMVLVVVGLYGLNNMSKVNDGLTNMYIDNLLPMNQLSETQILYQRLRINFREISDSDNNTERDQYAEKVKELRGSIQSKLTDYRKNTKLAENEMDVLKAVENAWNNYQKAADEAIQNIYAGKKEEFRASFKKGDIRTIGDELNNSLQQIIDINMKNAAKASEDADSLYRSSRTVTLSIIILSLLLSIGFGYYIAQIIARPLNRIVGLVARVAEGDLTQTSDIQTKDEVGRLGQSMNTMVLNLRKIIGSVLSSAENVSASAQQISASTEEIASGSTNQAQIAVTMNELFKELSMAISSVAQNAEQASELANETMQTAQDGGLVVETSIEGMSQVNEQMAQLEQDSEKIGEIIEVIDDIADQTNLLALNAAIEAARAGEQGRGFAVVADEVRKLAERSSEATKLITTIIKGMQQNTRLSAKSVNEGVVSSRKTGEAFKNIVSMIHETATKAAEIAAASEEQAAQTSEFLVSIESISAATEQSAASSEETAMTAQSLAQLSEELNNNVVIFKI comes from the coding sequence ATGAAATGGTTTTATAATTTGAAAACATCTGTAAAATTAGTAGCTTCTTTTTTCGTCGTTTCGATGGTGTTGGTTGTTGTAGGGTTATATGGTTTGAATAATATGAGCAAGGTAAACGATGGCTTAACCAATATGTATATTGATAATTTATTGCCGATGAATCAGCTCTCTGAGACCCAAATTCTTTATCAAAGACTAAGGATAAATTTTCGTGAAATTAGCGATTCAGATAATAATACCGAACGAGATCAGTATGCGGAAAAGGTAAAGGAACTCAGAGGATCAATTCAATCTAAGCTGACCGATTACCGTAAGAATACTAAATTAGCGGAAAATGAAATGGACGTGCTTAAGGCTGTCGAGAATGCATGGAACAATTATCAGAAAGCAGCCGATGAGGCGATCCAAAATATATATGCTGGTAAGAAGGAAGAGTTCAGAGCCTCATTCAAAAAAGGAGATATTAGAACAATAGGTGATGAATTAAACAACAGCTTGCAGCAAATTATTGATATCAATATGAAAAACGCAGCAAAGGCGAGTGAAGATGCAGACTCTTTGTATCGTTCATCTCGGACTGTTACCCTATCGATTATTATTCTTTCTTTGTTGCTTAGCATTGGCTTCGGTTACTATATAGCACAAATTATTGCACGCCCGTTGAATCGAATTGTCGGGCTTGTAGCTCGAGTGGCTGAAGGAGATTTGACGCAAACGTCTGATATCCAAACGAAAGATGAAGTAGGCCGTTTAGGTCAGTCTATGAATACGATGGTGTTGAATTTGCGCAAAATCATCGGCTCTGTTTTATCATCTGCAGAGAACGTGTCCGCATCCGCTCAGCAAATATCAGCCTCAACAGAGGAAATTGCCAGTGGTAGCACAAATCAAGCGCAGATTGCAGTGACCATGAATGAATTGTTCAAAGAATTATCTATGGCCATAAGCTCGGTAGCTCAGAATGCCGAGCAGGCGTCCGAGCTAGCCAACGAAACGATGCAAACCGCTCAAGATGGAGGCCTCGTTGTTGAAACCTCGATTGAGGGAATGAGTCAGGTAAATGAGCAGATGGCTCAATTGGAACAGGATTCCGAGAAGATCGGAGAGATTATTGAAGTTATTGACGATATTGCCGATCAAACTAACCTTCTTGCCTTGAATGCGGCAATTGAGGCGGCTAGAGCTGGGGAGCAGGGCAGGGGCTTTGCTGTAGTAGCCGATGAGGTACGCAAGCTTGCTGAGCGAAGCAGTGAAGCGACTAAGCTAATTACGACTATTATTAAAGGCATGCAGCAGAATACTAGGCTGAGCGCCAAGTCGGTTAATGAAGGTGTTGTCTCCTCTCGTAAAACAGGCGAAGCGTTTAAGAATATTGTAAGTATGATCCATGAAACAGCGACGAAGGCTGCGGAGATTGCTGCAGCTAGCGAAGAGCAAGCCGCTCAAACGTCGGAGTTCCTCGTCTCTATCGAAAGTATTTCCGCGGCAACGGAGCAATCTGCAGCAAGCAGTGAAGAAACGGCAATGACTGCTCAATCGCTCGCTCAATTGTCGGAGGAATTAAATAATAATGTAGTTATTTTTAAAATTTAA
- a CDS encoding HD-GYP domain-containing protein translates to MKDEWYLELLLQLLKKDATTYEHSLRVGKLCEIMAGHLNLDEKEAKHLIHGGYLHDIGKIHIPEDILKKDSTLTKEEWKMMQTHALLGSEMMCKYVSIDQEILEVIQFHHERWNGKGYPCGLSQNEIPKLARICGILDSFDSMVSIRPYCQSKTFAEAKEELVLCSGTQFDKEYVDIFIRWSASFEEVYLPQKIHK, encoded by the coding sequence ATGAAGGACGAATGGTATTTGGAGCTATTACTTCAATTGTTGAAAAAGGATGCAACGACATACGAGCACAGCTTGAGGGTAGGCAAATTATGCGAAATTATGGCAGGTCATTTGAATTTGGACGAGAAGGAAGCTAAGCATTTGATTCATGGAGGCTATCTTCACGATATTGGGAAAATTCATATCCCTGAAGACATTCTGAAGAAGGATTCTACACTAACCAAAGAAGAATGGAAAATGATGCAGACTCATGCGTTGCTCGGCAGTGAAATGATGTGCAAGTATGTGAGCATCGATCAAGAAATTTTGGAAGTTATTCAGTTTCATCATGAACGTTGGAATGGCAAAGGGTATCCATGCGGGCTAAGCCAGAACGAAATTCCTAAGCTGGCGCGTATATGTGGAATACTCGATTCATTTGACAGCATGGTCTCCATTCGCCCTTACTGTCAATCGAAGACGTTCGCAGAGGCGAAGGAAGAACTAGTGCTATGCAGCGGAACACAATTTGACAAAGAATACGTCGATATTTTCATACGTTGGTCAGCTTCCTTCGAGGAAGTATATCTCCCGCAAAAAATACATAAATGA
- a CDS encoding tyrosine-type recombinase/integrase encodes MPSQTQQTNFPIRVVSQQAYSDDQIVNMFFATYQRSKYTVRNYLSAINKFRDFIGTKTLNDVTWKEIEVYKIGLVDGLLAKDDKPKAPATVAIHIAPLRSLYRWGSDSNIGIFDNNPMTAVRTPKITVTSKNNYLTKREVVLLIEQLKTQGIREYLIGMTLILLGLRVSELIAIESGHFHTDPEESSIWLTVHGKGGKDREVKVPQMLWQLINEHFSNELLSANRRIFPISVRLVEKIIKKAREQCGLQKKATPHWLRHTNATLALLRGASLQQVQESLGHTHINTTQRYLHTVQQIQKAAPDFVEDSLKGSI; translated from the coding sequence ATGCCATCCCAGACCCAACAGACAAATTTTCCAATCCGAGTCGTAAGCCAACAAGCCTATTCTGATGATCAGATCGTCAATATGTTCTTCGCTACGTACCAAAGATCCAAGTACACGGTCAGAAATTATTTAAGTGCAATAAACAAATTCCGTGATTTTATAGGAACAAAAACATTAAATGATGTCACTTGGAAAGAGATCGAGGTATACAAAATCGGTTTAGTTGATGGGCTTCTCGCCAAGGATGACAAACCCAAAGCACCTGCAACCGTAGCCATACACATCGCTCCTCTGCGTTCTCTCTATAGATGGGGAAGCGATTCTAATATTGGCATTTTCGATAATAATCCAATGACTGCCGTCCGTACGCCAAAGATAACAGTAACCAGCAAAAATAATTACTTAACCAAACGCGAAGTGGTACTACTAATTGAACAGCTCAAAACACAAGGAATTCGGGAATATTTAATTGGAATGACATTGATCTTATTAGGATTACGTGTCTCAGAGCTCATTGCTATTGAAAGCGGACATTTCCATACAGATCCTGAAGAAAGCTCGATTTGGTTGACTGTACATGGGAAAGGAGGAAAGGATCGCGAAGTAAAGGTTCCTCAAATGCTGTGGCAATTAATTAATGAACACTTCTCTAACGAGCTGCTTTCTGCAAACAGGAGAATTTTCCCCATTTCCGTGCGGCTTGTCGAGAAAATAATCAAAAAAGCCCGCGAACAATGCGGACTTCAGAAAAAAGCGACGCCTCACTGGTTAAGGCATACGAATGCGACATTAGCTTTACTTCGAGGTGCTTCCCTGCAGCAGGTGCAAGAATCATTAGGCCACACTCATATTAATACGACCCAACGCTATCTTCATACAGTACAACAAATTCAAAAAGCAGCCCCGGATTTTGTCGAAGACAGCCTCAAAGGAAGTATATAG
- a CDS encoding HAMP domain-containing sensor histidine kinase: MIKTLYVRIIITFLAVIMFSLLSSFFIGVFVFQKKINHLGQNDLIAVGEEIVSLYEQTKPGDRDAFIKHMVKVSSHPIHIYDSTGRVTFYGLENTTNINIAPEVVQEVQRGHYYRSPDSAEQMFVGLPFLFEDEHHAMFMQFSPQNENITNRLMLLILLLGLLIGSLCILVAARYLVKPLQALTKATKQLAKGDFDIEIKTKRADEMGALTQSFNEMASELKQLEQMRQDFVSNVSHEIQTPLTSISGFAVAMKNSNLVAERDRNYYLDIIISESGRLSRLSDNLLKLASLDSEHHPFEAITYNLDEQIREIIVTCEPQWSAKGIHIDLELDEAVKITADRDQLNQVWMNLFGNSIKFTPAGGHIEIHISHSANEIMFSITDSGIGIAQEQLEYVFERFYKTDPSRNRSNGGNGLGLAIAKKIVTLHRGSIEMKSQVGKGTTVIVRLPIR; encoded by the coding sequence ATGATCAAAACTTTATACGTCCGTATTATTATCACGTTTCTGGCCGTCATTATGTTCAGCTTGCTGTCCTCTTTCTTTATTGGGGTCTTTGTATTCCAGAAAAAAATAAACCATTTAGGACAGAATGACTTGATTGCAGTAGGAGAGGAGATTGTTAGTCTTTATGAGCAAACAAAACCCGGAGATCGCGATGCGTTCATAAAGCATATGGTGAAGGTATCCTCTCATCCCATTCATATTTATGACTCTACTGGCAGGGTTACTTTTTATGGATTAGAAAATACGACTAACATAAATATCGCACCAGAGGTCGTTCAAGAGGTACAACGGGGGCATTATTATCGTTCTCCTGACAGTGCAGAGCAAATGTTTGTTGGTCTTCCGTTCCTATTCGAAGATGAACATCACGCCATGTTTATGCAGTTTTCACCACAGAATGAAAATATTACAAATCGGCTGATGCTGCTCATATTGCTGCTTGGCTTGTTGATTGGAAGCTTATGCATCCTCGTTGCAGCGCGCTATTTGGTTAAGCCATTGCAAGCCTTGACGAAGGCGACCAAGCAACTTGCAAAGGGTGATTTCGACATAGAGATAAAAACGAAACGCGCTGACGAAATGGGAGCCTTGACTCAAAGCTTCAATGAGATGGCAAGCGAGCTTAAACAGCTGGAGCAAATGAGGCAGGATTTTGTTTCGAATGTCTCTCACGAAATTCAAACGCCACTAACGTCTATTTCCGGATTTGCGGTAGCTATGAAGAATAGCAATTTAGTAGCGGAGAGAGATAGGAATTATTACCTAGATATTATTATTTCGGAGAGTGGCCGACTATCCAGACTAAGTGATAATTTGTTGAAGCTGGCTTCCCTAGATTCCGAGCATCATCCATTCGAAGCAATTACGTACAATCTAGATGAACAAATCAGAGAAATTATCGTTACTTGTGAGCCTCAATGGTCGGCTAAGGGGATACACATCGATCTAGAATTGGATGAAGCAGTCAAAATAACGGCAGATCGTGACCAGCTCAACCAAGTATGGATGAATTTATTCGGCAACAGTATTAAGTTTACTCCTGCGGGTGGTCATATTGAAATACACATTAGCCATTCAGCGAATGAAATTATGTTCTCGATAACCGATTCGGGAATAGGAATTGCTCAGGAGCAGCTCGAGTATGTATTTGAACGGTTTTATAAAACAGACCCGTCAAGAAATCGCAGCAATGGCGGTAATGGACTTGGGCTTGCTATCGCTAAAAAAATCGTAACCCTCCATCGTGGAAGCATCGAAATGAAAAGTCAGGTAGGAAAAGGTACGACAGTTATAGTGCGCTTGCCTATTCGGTAA